In Nostoc sp. GT001, a genomic segment contains:
- a CDS encoding Uma2 family endonuclease: MSSAQDLGIILEDTPEDVIFPPGDLYSDEPPLETELHLRQILLLIQCLEWLWQERQDFYACGNMTIYYSPRQRKSEQFRGPDFFVVLNTQRKTRKSWVVWEEDGKYPNAIVEILSDKTAATDRGLKKEIYQDIWRTPDYFWFDPVSLEFKGFHLLDGRYQELQANEAGWLWSQQLQLYLGVYQSKLRFFTADGQLTPTPEEVAHQEQQQRQQAEQQREQAEQQLAQMESMLARYRERFGELPE; this comes from the coding sequence ATGTCTTCTGCTCAAGATTTAGGAATAATTTTAGAAGACACACCAGAAGATGTTATATTTCCTCCTGGTGATTTGTACAGTGATGAACCACCTTTGGAAACAGAACTTCACTTACGGCAAATACTGCTGTTGATTCAGTGTTTGGAATGGTTGTGGCAGGAGCGCCAAGATTTCTACGCTTGCGGTAACATGACGATTTATTACAGTCCGCGTCAACGCAAGTCTGAGCAATTTAGAGGTCCCGATTTCTTTGTAGTTTTAAATACCCAACGCAAAACACGCAAAAGCTGGGTAGTTTGGGAAGAAGATGGCAAATACCCAAATGCGATTGTAGAGATTCTTTCTGACAAAACAGCTGCTACTGATAGAGGGTTGAAAAAGGAAATCTATCAAGATATTTGGCGGACTCCTGATTATTTTTGGTTTGACCCGGTAAGTTTAGAATTTAAAGGATTTCATTTATTAGATGGTCGTTATCAAGAACTGCAAGCAAATGAAGCAGGCTGGTTATGGAGTCAGCAATTGCAGTTATATTTGGGAGTTTATCAATCGAAGTTGCGCTTTTTCACTGCCGATGGACAACTAACGCCCACGCCAGAAGAAGTAGCACACCAAGAACAGCAACAGCGTCAACAAGCTGAACAGCAACGCGAACAAGCCGAGCAACAACTTGCCCAAATGGAGTCCATGCTTGCTCGCTATCGGGAAAGATTTGGTGAATTACCAGAGTAA
- a CDS encoding pentapeptide repeat-containing protein, which produces MDGEELRRRYAAGERDFSGLNLSGINISGSEPMEDVFINIDLSGINLSGANLTDTILAGADLTDANLSNANLTSANLGQCKLIRANLSGANLTKACLDVVEFMDTDMSGAELRSASITQTWLGNTNMNGAKHVSNVDWTGTRVRGLVLEDGSVLNDDHDW; this is translated from the coding sequence ATGGATGGAGAAGAGTTGAGAAGAAGATATGCTGCTGGGGAAAGAGATTTTAGCGGTCTCAATCTCAGTGGTATTAATATCAGCGGCTCCGAACCAATGGAAGATGTTTTTATTAATATTGACTTGAGTGGAATCAATTTGAGTGGAGCCAACTTGACTGATACTATCTTGGCTGGTGCTGATCTCACTGATGCCAATTTGAGTAACGCCAATCTGACTAGTGCCAACTTGGGTCAGTGCAAATTGATTCGTGCTAATTTGAGTGGAGCCAATTTGACTAAAGCTTGCTTGGATGTTGTTGAATTCATGGATACTGACATGAGTGGTGCTGAATTGCGATCCGCTTCTATCACCCAAACTTGGCTGGGTAACACCAATATGAATGGTGCCAAGCATGTGAGTAATGTTGACTGGACTGGTACTCGCGTCAGAGGTCTTGTTTTGGAGGATGGAAGTGTCCTCAACGACGATCACGACTGGTGA
- a CDS encoding ATP-binding protein yields the protein MNATTINHNWDEANYRYLSAALAVVRGILENHTAKEQNQPEENNQEHLQQTLQEAAAAMPVPSALERICKMFRLSSFERDLLLLCAGMELNGDFAKLCAIVHGDSQRAYPTLGLALAALPDVHWDAIAPNAPLRYWRLIQIGDGHALTLSPLRIDERILHYLTGIQYLDERLAGIIEPLPEVSDLVPSHQDLAERIAAIWAQANKVNNLPIVQLSGGETASKRAIAAAICQLQGLNLWVMPAQVIPLAPGELDNLIRLWTRETILSKSALLIDCNELDTNDTARVNAIARFIERINGFLIVTSRERIGLSQHLVVNFDVHQPTSKEQSAVWQNALGASASQMNGQVKTLVDQFNLSAATIRAACAEAAGQLAQTPETDITSILWDACRVQARPRLDELAQRIEPSGDWEDLVLPEAQKQVLREIAAHVRQRSTVYNNWGFGGKSARGLGISALFAGSSGTGKTLGAEVLAQKLRLDLYRIDLSSVVSKYIGETEKNLRRVFDAAEQGGVILLFDEADALFGKRSEVKDARDRYANIEVSYLLQRMESYPGLAVLTTNLKSAIDTAFLRRIRFVVQFPFPDTMQRAEIWRRVFPAETPTADLDALQLARLNVAGGNIRNIALNAAFLAADAGEPVQMKHVLRAAQTEYSKLEKPLTDAEVGGWM from the coding sequence ATGAATGCTACGACAATAAATCACAATTGGGATGAGGCAAACTACCGCTATCTATCAGCAGCCCTAGCCGTGGTGCGTGGTATTTTAGAAAATCACACGGCAAAAGAGCAAAATCAACCTGAAGAGAACAACCAAGAGCATTTACAGCAAACGTTACAGGAAGCCGCTGCTGCAATGCCTGTACCATCGGCATTGGAGAGAATATGCAAAATGTTTCGCCTCTCATCCTTTGAACGCGATCTGTTGCTGTTGTGTGCAGGTATGGAATTAAATGGAGATTTTGCCAAATTGTGTGCCATCGTTCACGGTGATTCACAACGAGCTTACCCAACTTTGGGTTTAGCTTTGGCAGCTTTACCCGATGTCCACTGGGATGCGATCGCTCCAAATGCTCCCTTACGTTATTGGCGGTTAATTCAAATTGGTGATGGTCATGCCCTAACTCTTAGTCCCTTGAGAATTGACGAGCGGATTTTACATTATCTCACGGGTATTCAATATCTTGACGAACGGCTAGCTGGTATCATTGAGCCATTACCAGAGGTTAGCGATTTAGTTCCCTCGCACCAAGATTTGGCAGAGCGAATCGCAGCAATTTGGGCGCAAGCTAACAAGGTTAATAACTTGCCAATTGTCCAGTTATCTGGTGGTGAAACTGCCAGTAAACGTGCCATTGCCGCCGCAATTTGTCAGCTTCAGGGTTTAAACCTGTGGGTAATGCCTGCACAAGTCATTCCTTTAGCACCTGGCGAGTTGGATAATCTCATCCGCCTGTGGACTCGCGAGACAATTTTAAGTAAGTCTGCCTTACTGATAGACTGCAACGAACTGGATACTAATGATACAGCGCGGGTGAATGCGATCGCTCGTTTCATCGAACGCATAAACGGCTTTTTAATAGTCACGAGTCGGGAACGGATCGGCTTATCACAACACCTAGTAGTTAATTTTGACGTACATCAACCAACTAGTAAAGAACAAAGTGCAGTTTGGCAAAATGCATTAGGGGCGAGTGCATCGCAAATGAATGGGCAAGTCAAAACCCTAGTGGATCAGTTTAACCTCAGTGCTGCAACCATTCGCGCTGCTTGTGCAGAAGCCGCAGGACAGTTGGCACAAACACCAGAAACCGATATCACTAGTATTTTATGGGATGCTTGCCGCGTACAAGCACGTCCGCGCTTAGATGAACTCGCCCAACGAATTGAGCCATCTGGCGATTGGGAAGACTTAGTATTGCCAGAAGCACAGAAACAAGTTCTCCGGGAAATTGCGGCTCATGTACGGCAACGTAGTACTGTATATAACAATTGGGGTTTTGGGGGCAAGAGTGCTAGGGGATTGGGAATCAGCGCTCTATTTGCAGGTAGTAGCGGCACTGGGAAAACTTTGGGAGCAGAAGTACTGGCCCAGAAATTGCGCCTCGATCTCTATCGTATTGACTTATCATCAGTAGTCAGCAAATATATTGGTGAGACAGAGAAGAATTTGCGCCGGGTATTTGATGCCGCAGAACAAGGTGGAGTGATTTTGTTATTTGATGAAGCTGACGCTTTATTTGGTAAACGGAGTGAAGTTAAAGATGCGCGCGATCGCTATGCCAATATTGAAGTTAGCTATTTATTGCAACGGATGGAAAGCTACCCAGGTTTAGCAGTATTGACTACTAACTTGAAGAGTGCAATTGATACAGCCTTTCTGCGGCGGATTCGCTTTGTGGTGCAGTTTCCCTTCCCTGATACTATGCAACGAGCCGAAATTTGGCGGCGTGTCTTTCCAGCCGAAACCCCAACCGCAGATTTAGATGCTCTGCAACTAGCGCGGCTCAATGTCGCTGGGGGTAATATCCGTAACATCGCCTTAAATGCCGCTTTTTTGGCTGCCGATGCTGGGGAACCAGTGCAGATGAAACACGTATTGCGGGCGGCTCAAACAGAATATAGTAAGTTGGAAAAACCCTTGACTGATGCGGAAGTTGGCGGATGGATGTAA
- a CDS encoding DUF4255 domain-containing protein gives MSNVLSIAAVTAVLKVLLENGLVSDPIAASVGDVIVTALPPDRISVEADERAQINLFLYQVTQNRNVDWVSQEFRSRHSPINGNPRSPTPPLALDLHYLLTAYGAKDFQAELLLGYAMHLLHKTPAITSDIIENTLINASTTNTSSAFSQAVASVSVSALAEQIGQIKLTPEFFNMEETSKLWSALQTHYRPSATYLASMVLIESSNDKSESFYMMPLSQPNIEQVIAPAKTEQMIVTGTTLVIRGKRLRGEITRVRFGNTETLLVPQEVKETQISLLVPPDLYASIQGVQVVHLTMGNAGQTNHLVESNVAAFVLHPTITAFVNKVENSGENLRAAEITVKFQPKVGKAQRVVLLLNEVSGDNPVAYSFLAAPLTQDTDAIAIPVKNVKPGTYIVRARVDGAESPLQKNQFGEYDSPQVTIL, from the coding sequence ATGAGTAATGTGCTCTCTATAGCCGCAGTGACAGCAGTACTAAAAGTCTTGCTGGAAAATGGTTTAGTCAGCGATCCGATCGCTGCTAGTGTTGGTGATGTGATTGTAACTGCCCTACCGCCCGATCGAATTTCAGTTGAAGCTGACGAGCGTGCCCAAATCAACCTTTTTCTCTATCAAGTGACGCAAAATCGCAATGTCGATTGGGTATCTCAAGAATTTCGGAGCAGGCACTCACCTATTAATGGAAACCCACGCTCTCCAACTCCACCACTAGCTCTTGACCTGCACTACTTACTCACAGCCTACGGAGCCAAGGATTTCCAGGCGGAGCTTTTACTCGGCTATGCAATGCATTTATTACACAAAACACCAGCTATCACATCTGATATTATTGAAAATACTTTGATAAATGCATCTACAACTAATACCTCAAGTGCTTTTTCGCAAGCTGTAGCAAGTGTGTCTGTATCTGCCTTAGCTGAACAAATTGGGCAGATCAAACTGACTCCAGAGTTTTTTAACATGGAAGAAACTTCTAAGTTATGGTCTGCTTTACAAACACACTATCGACCTTCAGCTACCTATTTGGCATCAATGGTATTGATTGAAAGTAGTAATGACAAGTCTGAAAGTTTTTACATGATGCCCTTGTCTCAACCGAATATAGAGCAAGTTATAGCTCCGGCAAAGACTGAACAAATGATTGTTACAGGTACAACATTAGTAATTCGTGGTAAACGGTTACGCGGTGAGATCACACGAGTTCGTTTCGGTAATACGGAGACATTACTAGTACCTCAAGAAGTAAAAGAAACGCAAATCAGTTTGTTAGTCCCGCCAGATTTATACGCAAGTATACAGGGTGTGCAAGTTGTACATCTAACAATGGGTAATGCAGGGCAAACGAATCATTTAGTTGAATCAAACGTGGCGGCTTTTGTCTTACATCCAACAATTACAGCATTTGTCAATAAAGTAGAAAATAGCGGTGAGAATTTACGCGCAGCAGAAATTACTGTTAAATTCCAACCCAAAGTCGGTAAGGCACAGCGGGTAGTTTTGCTACTCAATGAAGTATCAGGTGATAATCCAGTAGCTTACTCTTTCTTGGCTGCACCACTTACCCAAGACACTGATGCGATCGCGATTCCAGTCAAAAATGTGAAACCAGGAACTTATATTGTTCGGGCGCGGGTAGATGGCGCCGAAAGTCCACTGCAAAAGAATCAGTTTGGGGAATATGATTCGCCACAGGTGACAATTTTATGA
- a CDS encoding EamA family transporter: MESNTTTWWIYALLSAGFAALTTIFAKIGIENVNANLATAIRTVVILVVAWGIVFFQGNVVNILAISQKTMIFLLLSGLSTGLSWIFYFQALQVGKASLVAPIDKSSLVLVLLFSVIFLGETLSWKIILGTGLVVIGTLVLII; the protein is encoded by the coding sequence ATGGAAAGCAACACCACAACATGGTGGATATATGCATTATTGTCAGCTGGCTTTGCAGCATTGACAACTATCTTTGCCAAAATTGGGATAGAAAATGTGAATGCTAATTTAGCAACAGCAATCCGAACTGTTGTCATCTTAGTAGTTGCTTGGGGGATTGTATTTTTTCAGGGAAACGTAGTTAATATCTTAGCTATATCCCAAAAAACCATGATTTTCTTATTATTATCTGGATTATCGACAGGGTTATCATGGATTTTTTACTTCCAAGCCTTACAAGTAGGAAAAGCTTCACTTGTCGCACCAATTGATAAATCAAGCTTGGTATTAGTTTTATTGTTTTCAGTTATTTTCTTGGGAGAAACTTTAAGCTGGAAGATTATTTTAGGAACGGGGTTAGTAGTCATAGGCACTTTAGTTTTAATTATTTAA
- a CDS encoding protein kinase yields the protein MKSPPSSNSWNGRFVGDNQRYRLDRRLGGGGMGEVFLATDTRVGQQVALKLLKDTLVASLEMRKRFEREVAVCAALQSDHIVKISDCGVTPEGFPFYVMEYLRGQTLRQLLLREKRLSVERTVKIMAQVCKGLQLAHQGVTLQRDGGKTSEHIQVVHRDLKPDNIFLMPTDLGEWVKVLDFGVAKIRSESSENSNITNITSTFIGTFRYAPPEQIQSDRNLDARGDIYSLGIILYEMLSAADPFGISIKGSHISEASWVLAHAYEPPKPLREQPGCEHLPVQLEAVVMKCLHKNPANRFATVEELNQALQAAAKFATESSVPELMTGRSQPSSNQGSNHETVPRQSNDDTVIRPPSGFNQGSNHETVPRQSNDDTVIRPPSGFNQGSNHETVPRQSNDDTVIRPPSGFNQGSNHETVPRPFNPVEQNSQSPGNNLNASKPDVTLYQPRPGANQGGQQVPPDKTLFQPRPGANQGGQQVPPDKTLFQPRPGSNQSGQQVSPDKTLFQPRPVSNQSRPPVQADVTLYQPRPASNQRRPQARTDDTIYQPRLSEQLTTRITPNFLRIVGVVLAIGLTLAVVTYIYTQLQSGKQPSNQQNLPNSDQRI from the coding sequence ATGAAATCCCCACCTTCTTCAAATTCTTGGAATGGTCGCTTCGTAGGTGATAACCAGCGATACCGTTTAGACAGACGGTTAGGCGGGGGTGGCATGGGAGAAGTCTTCCTAGCAACGGACACCCGTGTTGGTCAGCAGGTAGCGTTGAAGTTGCTCAAAGATACGCTAGTGGCATCACTCGAAATGAGAAAGCGTTTCGAGCGGGAGGTGGCAGTTTGTGCTGCTTTGCAAAGCGACCATATTGTTAAGATTAGTGACTGTGGTGTAACCCCGGAAGGTTTTCCATTTTACGTCATGGAATATTTGCGGGGGCAAACGCTTAGACAATTACTGCTGCGCGAAAAGCGGCTGTCTGTTGAGCGGACGGTGAAGATTATGGCGCAAGTTTGTAAGGGTTTACAGCTTGCCCATCAAGGAGTGACTCTCCAACGGGATGGCGGCAAAACCAGTGAACATATTCAAGTAGTTCACCGCGACCTGAAGCCAGATAATATATTTCTAATGCCAACAGATTTGGGAGAGTGGGTGAAGGTTTTGGATTTTGGTGTTGCCAAAATTCGGAGTGAATCTTCAGAAAATTCCAATATTACAAATATAACTAGTACATTTATCGGTACATTTCGTTACGCACCTCCTGAACAAATCCAAAGCGATCGCAACCTGGATGCTAGAGGTGATATTTACAGCTTAGGGATTATCCTTTATGAAATGCTGAGTGCAGCCGATCCCTTTGGAATCAGCATTAAGGGTAGTCATATCAGTGAGGCTTCTTGGGTATTAGCTCATGCTTATGAGCCACCGAAACCACTGCGCGAACAACCAGGGTGTGAGCATTTACCCGTACAATTAGAAGCCGTGGTGATGAAATGCCTCCATAAGAACCCAGCTAACCGATTTGCAACGGTAGAAGAACTGAATCAGGCTTTGCAAGCTGCTGCCAAATTTGCCACAGAATCTAGCGTACCCGAACTAATGACTGGGCGATCGCAACCTTCTTCAAATCAAGGCTCAAATCACGAAACTGTTCCCAGACAATCGAACGACGATACCGTTATTCGCCCTCCATCTGGTTTCAATCAAGGCTCAAATCACGAAACTGTTCCCAGACAATCGAACGACGATACCGTTATTCGTCCTCCATCGGGTTTTAATCAAGGTTCAAATCACGAAACTGTTCCCAGACAATCGAACGACGATACTGTGATTCGTCCTCCATCTGGTTTCAATCAAGGCTCAAATCACGAAACTGTTCCCAGACCATTTAACCCAGTTGAACAAAATTCACAAAGTCCTGGGAATAATCTGAACGCCAGCAAACCTGATGTGACGTTATATCAACCACGACCAGGAGCTAATCAAGGCGGGCAACAAGTACCACCCGATAAGACGTTGTTTCAACCGCGACCAGGAGCTAATCAAGGCGGTCAACAAGTGCCACCAGACAAGACGTTGTTTCAACCCCGACCGGGATCTAATCAAAGTGGGCAACAAGTGTCACCGGATAAGACTTTGTTTCAGCCGCGACCAGTATCTAATCAAAGTAGACCACCAGTGCAAGCAGACGTGACGTTGTATCAGCCACGACCTGCGTCTAATCAACGCAGACCACAAGCGCGAACGGATGACACTATTTACCAACCAAGGCTAAGTGAGCAGCTAACTACGAGAATTACTCCCAATTTCTTGCGAATTGTAGGGGTGGTGTTGGCTATTGGGCTGACTTTAGCAGTAGTAACCTATATATATACTCAATTACAATCTGGTAAACAGCCAAGCAACCAGCAAAATTTACCTAATAGCGATCAGCGCATTTAG
- a CDS encoding peptide ligase PGM1-related protein, with product MATLNISELEQVEKFRHLQLTLRDRWKTSELFDNSEADILIIPSLSLDQRELQKIEGCEHYEERLLFSLIRLRNPQTRLIYVTSVPLHPSIIDYYLQLLPGIPFSHARNRLLLLSTYDSSLKPLSQKILERPRLLERIQKSLRLDKSFMICYNSSHWEGELSLKLGVPLYAAAPDLQIWGTKSGSRQIFKESGVPHPDGSEKVWNPTDLAEATVDLWERQPTLKRVVVKLNEGISGEGNALLDLRPIENLAPNTGTHAERVAAISDRFSTMRFQAKLETWENFSGRIPELGAITEAFVEGEIKRSPSVQGRITPQGEVEILSTHDQILGGPDGQIYLGCSFPADETYRLQLQQLGLQVGRKLADKGTLERFGVDFIAVDKGNGEWDIQAIEINLRKGGTTHPFMTLKLLTNGRYDLSTGLFYSQQGRPKYYIATDNLQKERYQGLLPNDLMDIIAHHRLHFDSGTETGTVFHLMGCLSQFGKVGLTSIGDSPQQAQDIYNKVVKVLDEETRSENRNFSPFSDYSFPVVWDEL from the coding sequence ATGGCAACATTAAATATTTCCGAGTTAGAACAGGTTGAAAAGTTTCGCCACTTACAATTAACCCTGCGCGATCGCTGGAAAACGAGCGAACTATTTGACAATAGCGAAGCGGATATTTTAATTATTCCCTCCTTGAGTCTCGACCAGCGCGAACTCCAAAAGATCGAAGGCTGCGAACATTATGAAGAAAGATTACTATTTTCTTTAATTCGGTTGCGGAATCCCCAAACTCGCCTGATTTATGTAACATCAGTACCCCTGCATCCAAGTATCATTGATTATTATTTGCAGCTATTGCCAGGTATCCCTTTTTCTCATGCTCGCAATCGCTTGCTGTTACTTTCTACTTACGATTCCTCTCTTAAGCCTCTGAGTCAAAAGATTTTAGAACGTCCCCGTCTGCTAGAGCGGATTCAGAAATCTTTGAGGCTAGACAAATCATTTATGATCTGCTACAACTCTTCGCACTGGGAAGGCGAATTGTCTTTAAAATTAGGTGTACCATTGTATGCTGCTGCACCAGATTTACAGATTTGGGGAACAAAAAGTGGTAGTCGGCAAATTTTCAAGGAAAGCGGAGTACCGCATCCAGATGGCAGCGAAAAAGTTTGGAACCCCACAGATTTGGCAGAAGCTACTGTTGATTTGTGGGAACGCCAACCAACATTAAAACGAGTAGTAGTAAAACTCAACGAGGGCATTTCTGGAGAGGGGAATGCATTGTTGGATCTTAGACCGATTGAGAATTTAGCACCAAACACTGGTACTCATGCCGAAAGGGTAGCTGCAATTAGCGATCGCTTCTCAACGATGCGCTTTCAAGCAAAACTTGAGACATGGGAGAATTTTTCGGGAAGAATCCCGGAATTAGGGGCAATTACCGAAGCATTTGTGGAAGGGGAAATTAAGCGATCGCCCAGCGTTCAAGGACGGATTACACCCCAAGGCGAAGTGGAAATCCTTTCAACTCACGACCAAATTCTCGGAGGCCCAGACGGTCAGATTTATCTTGGTTGCAGCTTTCCTGCTGATGAAACATATCGATTGCAATTACAGCAATTGGGACTTCAAGTTGGCAGAAAGCTAGCAGATAAAGGCACTTTAGAGCGGTTTGGTGTAGATTTTATCGCCGTTGACAAGGGTAATGGAGAGTGGGATATTCAGGCGATCGAAATTAACCTGCGTAAAGGCGGTACAACGCATCCATTCATGACCCTGAAATTATTAACGAACGGTCGCTATGACCTTTCCACGGGTTTATTTTATAGTCAGCAAGGTCGTCCAAAATATTACATTGCCACTGATAATCTGCAAAAAGAGCGCTATCAGGGATTATTGCCTAATGATTTAATGGATATCATTGCTCACCACAGACTGCACTTTGACAGCGGTACAGAAACGGGTACAGTGTTTCATCTTATGGGCTGCCTTTCGCAGTTTGGCAAGGTGGGATTAACCAGTATTGGTGATTCCCCACAACAAGCACAAGATATTTATAACAAAGTTGTCAAAGTTCTAGATGAAGAAACCCGCAGCGAAAATCGTAATTTCTCGCCATTTTCAGATTATTCCTTTCCTGTGGTTTGGGATGAATTATAG
- a CDS encoding SDR family oxidoreductase, whose translation MAKSKEPKEKKEQKLQPPQQQETPGVESEMTPKPKADDAQYRGSGKLQDKVALITGADSGIGRAVAIAFAKEGADVAILYLNEHDDAKETKHLVEKQGRRAVTIAGDIGNETFCQQAIQQTVGEFGKLDILVNNAAEQHPKESIEEITEEQLERTFRTNIFSMFFMTKAALKYLQAGSAIINTTSVTAYKGSPQLLDYSSTKGAIVAFTRSLSKNLVSKGIRVNAVAPGPIWTPLIPSTFPEEKVETFGKQVPMERAGQPEEVAPSYVYLASDDGSYVSGQVLHVNGGDVVNG comes from the coding sequence ATGGCTAAATCAAAAGAACCAAAAGAGAAAAAAGAGCAAAAATTGCAACCGCCACAACAACAAGAAACACCAGGTGTTGAATCAGAAATGACACCAAAACCCAAAGCTGATGATGCTCAGTATCGGGGTAGTGGCAAGTTACAAGATAAAGTAGCATTGATTACGGGTGCAGATAGTGGGATTGGTCGTGCTGTTGCGATCGCATTTGCCAAAGAAGGTGCAGATGTGGCAATCCTTTACCTTAATGAACACGATGATGCCAAAGAAACAAAACATTTGGTAGAAAAACAAGGTCGTCGTGCAGTAACAATTGCAGGTGATATTGGCAATGAAACCTTTTGTCAGCAAGCCATACAACAAACGGTTGGTGAGTTTGGTAAACTAGATATTCTCGTCAACAACGCTGCTGAACAACATCCAAAAGAAAGTATTGAAGAAATTACCGAAGAACAATTAGAGCGAACTTTCCGCACTAATATCTTCTCAATGTTTTTCATGACTAAGGCTGCACTCAAGTATTTGCAAGCGGGCAGTGCTATTATCAATACCACATCGGTAACAGCTTATAAAGGTAGTCCACAACTACTAGATTACTCTTCTACAAAAGGTGCGATCGTTGCTTTCACTCGCTCCTTATCAAAAAATTTGGTATCCAAAGGAATTCGCGTTAATGCTGTCGCACCAGGGCCAATTTGGACACCTTTAATTCCCTCAACTTTTCCTGAAGAGAAAGTTGAAACCTTTGGGAAACAAGTGCCAATGGAAAGAGCCGGACAACCAGAAGAAGTTGCTCCTAGCTACGTATATTTAGCTTCTGATGATGGTTCTTATGTCTCTGGACAAGTGTTACATGTCAATGGTGGAGATGTTGTGAATGGGTGA
- the mgtE gene encoding magnesium transporter translates to MTETNNLNSTIQNLSRRELRDLVRTQLQMLLEAGDLQGAKSILVPVQPADIAEAIEGLPEAMHALAFRLLSKDEAIEVYEYLDYSVQERLIEELKSQEVRDIVDQMSSDDRARLFDELPAKVVNRLLEQLSPAERQATAQLLGYEADTAGRIMTLELISLKENFTVSQALERIRNLANASEMIYYLYVMDAARRLTGIVSLRELVTSQPEQIIGEIMTRDVIFVHTDTDQEEVTRLIQRYDFLAVPVVDREQRLVGIVTVDDVIDILQQETTEDIYALGGGVQSGGDNYFQMNLLEIARKRVVWLLVLLITNTVTGTIIKSQEDILAKVVTLTAFIPLLTGTGGNVGAQSSTVVIRGMNTDEIRSLGALQVIGREAIAGALLGGMLGTIATVWAYFLQGRLEVAIAVGTSLVAISILASISGSALPFLFRYLRLDPALMSAPFITTAVDVVGVLIYFNLARVILKL, encoded by the coding sequence TTGACTGAGACAAACAATTTAAACTCTACCATCCAGAATCTCTCACGCAGGGAATTGCGAGATTTAGTGCGGACTCAGCTACAAATGCTCCTAGAAGCAGGAGACTTGCAGGGAGCAAAATCTATTCTCGTACCCGTGCAGCCTGCGGATATCGCCGAGGCGATTGAGGGTTTGCCAGAAGCGATGCACGCTTTGGCTTTTCGCTTGCTTTCTAAGGATGAGGCGATCGAAGTTTATGAATATCTCGACTACAGTGTTCAAGAACGGTTAATTGAAGAACTTAAAAGCCAGGAAGTCCGCGATATTGTCGATCAAATGTCGTCGGATGACCGAGCTAGGTTATTTGATGAATTACCAGCAAAAGTCGTCAATCGCTTGCTAGAACAACTGAGTCCAGCAGAACGCCAAGCTACAGCCCAACTATTGGGTTATGAAGCTGATACTGCTGGACGAATTATGACGCTAGAGTTAATCTCACTGAAAGAAAACTTTACAGTATCTCAAGCTCTAGAGCGAATTCGCAACTTAGCTAATGCCAGTGAGATGATTTATTATCTTTATGTCATGGATGCGGCAAGGCGCTTGACGGGGATTGTATCGTTGCGGGAATTAGTAACGTCTCAGCCTGAGCAAATTATTGGCGAGATTATGACGCGTGATGTGATATTCGTCCACACTGATACAGATCAGGAAGAAGTCACGAGATTAATCCAAAGATATGACTTTCTGGCTGTGCCTGTGGTAGATCGAGAACAGCGTTTAGTAGGTATTGTCACCGTCGATGATGTGATTGATATTTTGCAACAAGAAACCACCGAAGATATCTATGCCTTGGGTGGTGGTGTGCAGTCGGGGGGCGACAACTATTTTCAAATGAATTTGCTGGAAATTGCTCGGAAGCGGGTTGTCTGGTTATTGGTCTTACTTATAACCAATACCGTCACAGGCACAATTATTAAGTCGCAAGAAGATATTTTAGCAAAAGTTGTCACACTGACGGCCTTTATCCCCTTGTTGACTGGTACTGGGGGTAATGTAGGCGCTCAATCTTCCACAGTGGTGATTCGTGGGATGAATACCGATGAAATCCGATCGCTTGGTGCATTGCAGGTAATCGGGCGGGAAGCGATCGCAGGGGCATTATTAGGAGGAATGTTAGGTACGATCGCTACTGTCTGGGCTTATTTTCTGCAAGGACGATTAGAAGTAGCGATCGCTGTAGGCACTAGTTTGGTGGCTATTTCTATTTTGGCTTCGATCTCCGGTTCAGCACTACCATTTCTATTTCGCTATCTGCGTTTAGATCCGGCATTAATGTCAGCACCATTTATTACCACAGCAGTTGATGTAGTAGGTGTTTTGATTTATTTCAATTTGGCGCGGGTAATTTTAAAGTTATGA